The following proteins are encoded in a genomic region of Burkholderia cepacia:
- a CDS encoding NAD(P)/FAD-dependent oxidoreductase has translation MSSQVVIVGGGVIGSSIAYFLRATDPTVAVTVIERDPTYARSSSALSAASIRQQFSTPLSIEMSLFGIDFLRTIGERLEVDGNRPSIDLHEGGYLFLATPAGDATLRENHALQTSLGADIRLMDGDALRAKFPWLNVDDLVSGAYGVSGEGWFDGYGLVQALRKKAQALGARYVPADVKDVVRDGRRITHVVTGDGERYACDTLVNAAGAWTRTLSSMMGIDIPVFARRRSIFNVSSPAKLTDCPLLIDPSGVYFRPEGRTYICGTSPSPDRDPDDLPLDEVDHDLFDEVIWPTLANRVPEFEALRVENCWSGYYEYNVFDHNAIIGYHPELDNVVFANGYSGHGLQQGPATGRGVSELILGGRYDTLDLSSLGWARVLENRPIVEKNVV, from the coding sequence GTGAGTTCTCAAGTCGTCATCGTCGGCGGTGGTGTGATCGGCAGTTCGATCGCTTATTTCCTGCGCGCCACCGATCCCACGGTCGCCGTGACCGTCATCGAACGCGACCCCACCTATGCAAGATCGTCGTCGGCGCTGTCGGCCGCGTCGATTCGCCAGCAGTTCTCGACGCCGCTGTCGATCGAGATGTCGCTGTTCGGCATCGACTTCCTGCGCACGATCGGCGAGCGGCTCGAAGTGGACGGCAACCGGCCGTCGATCGACCTGCACGAAGGCGGTTACCTGTTCCTCGCGACGCCGGCCGGCGATGCGACGCTGCGCGAGAATCATGCGCTGCAGACGAGCCTCGGTGCCGATATCCGGCTGATGGACGGCGATGCGCTGCGCGCGAAGTTTCCGTGGCTGAACGTCGACGATCTGGTGTCGGGTGCGTACGGCGTGAGCGGCGAAGGCTGGTTCGACGGCTACGGGCTCGTGCAGGCGCTGCGCAAGAAGGCGCAGGCGCTCGGTGCCCGCTACGTGCCGGCCGATGTGAAGGACGTCGTGCGCGACGGCCGCCGGATCACGCATGTCGTGACGGGCGACGGCGAACGTTACGCGTGCGACACGCTCGTCAACGCAGCCGGTGCGTGGACGCGCACGCTGTCGTCGATGATGGGTATCGATATTCCGGTGTTTGCGCGGCGCCGCAGCATCTTCAACGTGTCGTCGCCGGCGAAGCTCACCGATTGTCCGTTGCTGATCGATCCGAGCGGCGTGTATTTCCGGCCGGAAGGGCGCACGTATATCTGCGGCACGTCACCGAGCCCCGATCGCGATCCGGACGACCTGCCGCTCGATGAAGTCGACCACGACCTGTTCGACGAGGTGATCTGGCCGACGCTCGCGAATCGCGTGCCGGAATTCGAGGCGCTGCGTGTCGAGAATTGCTGGTCCGGGTACTACGAGTACAACGTGTTCGATCACAACGCGATCATCGGTTACCACCCCGAACTCGACAACGTCGTGTTCGCGAACGGCTACAGCGGCCACGGGCTGCAGCAGGGGCCGGCGACGGGGCGGGGCGTCAGTGAACTCATTCTGGGCGGGCGTTACGACACGCTCGACCTGTCGTCGCTCGGCTGGGCGCGCGTGCTGGAAAACCGGCCGATCGTCGAAAAGAACGTCGTGTAG